A section of the Falco peregrinus isolate bFalPer1 chromosome 3, bFalPer1.pri, whole genome shotgun sequence genome encodes:
- the RIPOR2 gene encoding rho family-interacting cell polarization regulator 2 isoform X3: protein MQHAQDEMTAPGEEDDAFGEVFWRRALPRGWGAAVPEERWAASERRPGARCEPRRARAAPPAAAGISSRLPEIMSIGSHSFSPGGPNGIIRSQSFAGFSGLQERRSRCNSFIENSSALKKPQAKVKKMHNLGHKNSTTPKEPQPKRMEEVYRALKNGLDEYLEVHQTELDKLTTQLKDMKRNSRLGVLYDLDKQIKAVERYMRRLEFHISKVDELYEAYCIQRRLCDGASKMKQAFAMSPASKAARESLTEINRSYKEYTENMCTIEAELENLLGEFSIKMKGLAGFARLCPGDQYEIFMRYGRQRWKLKGKIEVNGKQSWDGEEMVFLPLIVGLISIKVTEVKGLATHILVGSVTCETKDLFAARPQVVAVDINDLGTIKLNLEITWYPFDVEDLTPSTGNVSKASALQRRMSMYSQGTPETPTFKDHSFFSNLPDEVFENGTVITEKRPLSFTFGDLPYEDRVPPANSAESSSAHISSSPDITATPTQHRALKSSKSSSLDCSSSDSRRDSVTEPKDLPSQGEGTAVENKTTPRAAPEVCQKSSDAGSDHVFIETSVPVSLLQDTDEGSELKPVELDTYEGNITKQLVKRLTSAEAPMTPERLPCEGSISGESEGYKSYLDGSIEEALQGLLLALEPHKEQYKEFQDLDQEVMHLDDVLKQIVFSSKTPFVTRDLLDKLSRQILVMENIVEISTENLGNITSLTDAIPEFHKKLSLLAFWMKCTGPSGVYHTSADKMMKQLDINFATTVNEECPGLAETVFRILVSQILDRTEPVLYSSMSSEIITVFQYYNYFASHSVNDLGSYLLQLAKEASVVQVLQSVKDGKLQQNVAKINSNNLPPQQEVLRALALLLNENKNEVSETVASLLTATTENRHFREKALIYYCEALTQPNLQLQKAACLALRYLKATESIKMLVTLCQSDNEEIRKVASETLLSLGEDGRLAYEQLDKFPREFAKVGSRRGTETATAF from the exons gAATATCTTCCAGGCTTCCTGAAATCATGTCAATAGGATCACACTCATTCTCTCCAGGAGGTCCTAATGGGATTATCAGAAGCCAGTCCTTCGCTGGCTTCAGCGGGCTTCAGGAGAGACGCTCCAG GTGTAACTCCTTTATTGAAAATTCCTCTGCACTCAAGAAGCCCCAAGCAAAGGTGAAGAAAATGCATAACCTGGGCCATAAGAACAGCACCACGCCCAAAGAGCCCCAGCCGAAAAGGATGGAGGAGGTCTATCGAGCCCTGAAGAATGGCTTGGA TGAGTATCTGGAAGTTCACCAGACAGAGCTGGACAAGTTGACTACTCAGTtaaaagacatgaaaagaaACTCACGCCTG GGAGTCCTGTACGATTTAGATAAG caAATCAAAGCAGTCGAAAGATACATGAGAAGGCTGGAGTTCCACATTAGCAAG GTGGATGAGCTTTATGAAGCCTATTGTATCCAAAGACGTCTCTGTGATGGTGCCAGCAAAATGAAGCAAGCCTTTGCAATGTCTCCTGCCAGCAAAGCAGCTCGAGAGAGTTTAACCGAGATCAACAGGAGTTACAAGGAGTACACAGAG AACATGTGTACCATAGAAGCAGAGCTAGAAAACCTATTGGGGGAGTTTTCCATCAAGATGAAAG GTCTGGCTGGCTTCGCTCGGCTCTGCCCAGGAGATCAATACGAG attttcatgcGTTACGGTCGCCAGCGATGGaaactgaaaggcaaaataGAAGTGAATGgcaagcagagctgggatggaGAAGAAATGGTTTTCCTCCCTCTCATTGTTGGACTGATCTCCATTAAG GTCACAGAAGTCAAAGGACTTGCTACTCACATCCTTGTGGGAAGTGTTACCTGTGAGACAAAAGACTTGTTTGCAGCTCGGCCTCAGGTGGTTGCAGTAGACATTAACGACCTCGGCACAATAAAGCTGAATCTTGAAATTACCTGGTA TCCCTTTGATGTTGAAGACTTGACCCCATCCACAGGAAATGTGAGCAAGGCATCTGCTCTCCAGAGGAGAATGTCCATGTACAGCCAAGGCACTCCCGAAACACCAACCTTCAAGGACCACTCATTCTTT TCGAATTTGCCAGATGAAGTCTTTGAAAATGGAACAGTGATCACTGAGAAACGGCCTCTTTCTTTTACCTTTGGCGACCTGCCTTACGAAGACCGTGTGCCCCCTGCCAACTCAGCAGAGTCATCTTCTGCTCACATCAGCTCCAGCCCTGACATCActgccacccccacccagcACCGAGCCCTCAAGTCCTCCAAGAGCTCAAGCCTGGACTGTAGCAGCAGCGACTCCCGCAGAGACTCTGTCACCGAGCCGAAGGACCTGCCATCCCAGGGAGAGGGAACAGCGGTTGAGAACAAGACCACCCCAAGGGCAGCTCCTGAAGTTTGCCAAAAATCCTCTGATGCTGGGAGTGATCATGTCTTTATAGAAACAAGTGTCCCAGTGTCTCTCCTGCAGGACACGGATGAAGGTTCAGAGCTCAAGCCTGTGGAGCTGGATACCTATGAGGGCAACATCACGAAGCAGCTGGTAAAAAGGCTTACATCAGCAGAGGCACCCATGACCCCAGAGAGGCTGCCATGTGAGGGATCAATTAGTGGGGAATCAGAAGGATATAAATCTTACCTCGATGGAAGCATTGAAGAAGCCTTGCAAGGGCTTCTCTTAGCTCTTGAGCCACATAAAGAGCAGTATAAAGAGTTTCAGGACCTGGACCAAGAAGTGATGCATCTAGATGACGTCCTAAAA CAAATTGTATTCTCCAGTAAAACACCATTCGTGACAAGAGACCTCCTGGATAAGCTGTCCAGGCAGATCCTCGTGATGGAGAACATTGTGGAGATCAGCACTGAGAACTTGGGAAACATCACCTCCCTTACTGATG CAATTCCAGAGTTCCACAAAAAGCTGTCGCTGCTGGCTTTCTGGATGAAGTGTACTGGCCCTTCAGGAGTGTATCACACGTCTGCAGACAAGATGATGAAGCAGTTGGATATCAATTTTGCCACCACTGTGAATGAGGAGTGTCCAGGGCTTGCAGAAACAG TCTTCAGGATCCTGGTGTCTCAGATCTTGGACCGGACGGAGCCTGTCCTCTACTCCAGCATGTCCTCCGAGATCATTACCGTCTTTCAGTATTACAACTATTTTGCCAGCCACAGTGTTAATGACCTTGGAAGCTATTTGCTGCAGCTCGCAAAAGAAG CCTCTGTAGTTCAGGTGCTGCAGTCAGTGAAAGatggaaaactgcagcaaaatgtGGCCAAAATAAACTCCAATAACCTTCCGCCACAGCAAGAAGTTTTGAGAGCTTTGGCTTTGCTtctcaatgaaaataaaaacgAAGTCAGTGAGACTGTGGCATCACTTCTGACAGCTACCACAGAGAACAGGCACTTCAGGGAGAAG GCCTTGATTTATTACTGTGAAGCACTAACCCAGCCCAacctccagctgcagaaagcagcttgcTTGGCTTTACGATACCTCAAG GCTACTGAGAGTATTAAAATGCTGGTCACACTCTGCCAATCCGACAACGAAGAGATCAGAAAAGTGGCATCCGAAACCCTGCTCTCCCTTG GTGAAGATGGGAGGCTGGCATATGAACAGCTGGACAAATTTCCCCGGGAGTTTGCTAAAGTTGGAAGCCGCCGTGGAACTGAAACTGCCACAGCTTTTTAG
- the RIPOR2 gene encoding rho family-interacting cell polarization regulator 2 isoform X4, with translation MQHAQDEMTAPGEEDDAFGEVFWRRALPRGWGAAVPEERWAASERRPGARCEPRRARAAPPAAAGISSRLPEIMSIGSHSFSPGGPNGIIRSQSFAGFSGLQERRSRCNSFIENSSALKKPQAKVKKMHNLGHKNSTTPKEPQPKRMEEVYRALKNGLDEYLEVHQTELDKLTTQLKDMKRNSRLGVLYDLDKQIKAVERYMRRLEFHISKVDELYEAYCIQRRLCDGASKMKQAFAMSPASKAARESLTEINRSYKEYTENMCTIEAELENLLGEFSIKMKGLAGFARLCPGDQYEIFMRYGRQRWKLKGKIEVNGKQSWDGEEMVFLPLIVGLISIKVTEVKGLATHILVGSVTCETKDLFAARPQVVAVDINDLGTIKLNLEITWYPFDVEDLTPSTGNVSKASALQRRMSMYSQGTPETPTFKDHSFFSNLPDEVFENGTVITEKRPLSFTFGDLPYEDRVPPANSAESSSAHISSSPDITATPTQHRALKSSKSSSLDCSSSDSRRDSVTEPKDLPSQGEGTAVENKTTPRAAPEVCQKSSDAGSDHVFIETSVPVSLLQDTDEGSELKPVELDTYEGNITKQLVKRLTSAEAPMTPERLPCEGSISGESEGYKSYLDGSIEEALQGLLLALEPHKEQYKEFQDLDQEVMHLDDVLKPNESLQWIKLVSNNNTGPDLSSMV, from the exons gAATATCTTCCAGGCTTCCTGAAATCATGTCAATAGGATCACACTCATTCTCTCCAGGAGGTCCTAATGGGATTATCAGAAGCCAGTCCTTCGCTGGCTTCAGCGGGCTTCAGGAGAGACGCTCCAG GTGTAACTCCTTTATTGAAAATTCCTCTGCACTCAAGAAGCCCCAAGCAAAGGTGAAGAAAATGCATAACCTGGGCCATAAGAACAGCACCACGCCCAAAGAGCCCCAGCCGAAAAGGATGGAGGAGGTCTATCGAGCCCTGAAGAATGGCTTGGA TGAGTATCTGGAAGTTCACCAGACAGAGCTGGACAAGTTGACTACTCAGTtaaaagacatgaaaagaaACTCACGCCTG GGAGTCCTGTACGATTTAGATAAG caAATCAAAGCAGTCGAAAGATACATGAGAAGGCTGGAGTTCCACATTAGCAAG GTGGATGAGCTTTATGAAGCCTATTGTATCCAAAGACGTCTCTGTGATGGTGCCAGCAAAATGAAGCAAGCCTTTGCAATGTCTCCTGCCAGCAAAGCAGCTCGAGAGAGTTTAACCGAGATCAACAGGAGTTACAAGGAGTACACAGAG AACATGTGTACCATAGAAGCAGAGCTAGAAAACCTATTGGGGGAGTTTTCCATCAAGATGAAAG GTCTGGCTGGCTTCGCTCGGCTCTGCCCAGGAGATCAATACGAG attttcatgcGTTACGGTCGCCAGCGATGGaaactgaaaggcaaaataGAAGTGAATGgcaagcagagctgggatggaGAAGAAATGGTTTTCCTCCCTCTCATTGTTGGACTGATCTCCATTAAG GTCACAGAAGTCAAAGGACTTGCTACTCACATCCTTGTGGGAAGTGTTACCTGTGAGACAAAAGACTTGTTTGCAGCTCGGCCTCAGGTGGTTGCAGTAGACATTAACGACCTCGGCACAATAAAGCTGAATCTTGAAATTACCTGGTA TCCCTTTGATGTTGAAGACTTGACCCCATCCACAGGAAATGTGAGCAAGGCATCTGCTCTCCAGAGGAGAATGTCCATGTACAGCCAAGGCACTCCCGAAACACCAACCTTCAAGGACCACTCATTCTTT TCGAATTTGCCAGATGAAGTCTTTGAAAATGGAACAGTGATCACTGAGAAACGGCCTCTTTCTTTTACCTTTGGCGACCTGCCTTACGAAGACCGTGTGCCCCCTGCCAACTCAGCAGAGTCATCTTCTGCTCACATCAGCTCCAGCCCTGACATCActgccacccccacccagcACCGAGCCCTCAAGTCCTCCAAGAGCTCAAGCCTGGACTGTAGCAGCAGCGACTCCCGCAGAGACTCTGTCACCGAGCCGAAGGACCTGCCATCCCAGGGAGAGGGAACAGCGGTTGAGAACAAGACCACCCCAAGGGCAGCTCCTGAAGTTTGCCAAAAATCCTCTGATGCTGGGAGTGATCATGTCTTTATAGAAACAAGTGTCCCAGTGTCTCTCCTGCAGGACACGGATGAAGGTTCAGAGCTCAAGCCTGTGGAGCTGGATACCTATGAGGGCAACATCACGAAGCAGCTGGTAAAAAGGCTTACATCAGCAGAGGCACCCATGACCCCAGAGAGGCTGCCATGTGAGGGATCAATTAGTGGGGAATCAGAAGGATATAAATCTTACCTCGATGGAAGCATTGAAGAAGCCTTGCAAGGGCTTCTCTTAGCTCTTGAGCCACATAAAGAGCAGTATAAAGAGTTTCAGGACCTGGACCAAGAAGTGATGCATCTAGATGACGTCCTAAAA CCGAATGAGTCTTTGCAGTGGATTAAGCTTGTCAGTAACAATAACACAGGGCCAGATTTAAGCAGCATGGTGTAG
- the RIPOR2 gene encoding rho family-interacting cell polarization regulator 2 isoform X6 → MQHAQDEMTAPGEEDDAFGEVFWRRALPRGWGAAVPEERWAASERRPGARCEPRRARAAPPAAAGISSRLPEIMSIGSHSFSPGGPNGIIRSQSFAGFSGLQERRSRCNSFIENSSALKKPQAKVKKMHNLGHKNSTTPKEPQPKRMEEVYRALKNGLDEYLEVHQTELDKLTTQLKDMKRNSRLGVLYDLDKQIKAVERYMRRLEFHISKVDELYEAYCIQRRLCDGASKMKQAFAMSPASKAARESLTEINRSYKEYTENMCTIEAELENLLGEFSIKMKGLAGFARLCPGDQYEIFMRYGRQRWKLKGKIEVNGKQSWDGEEMVFLPLIVGLISIKVTEVKGLATHILVGSVTCETKDLFAARPQVVAVDINDLGTIKLNLEITWYPFDVEDLTPSTGNVSKASALQRRMSMYSQGTPETPTFKDHSFFSNLPDEVFENGTVITEKRPLSFTFGDLPYEDRVPPANSAESSSAHISSSPDITATPTQHRALKSSKSSSLDCSSSDSRRDSVTEPKDLPSQGEGTAVENKTTPRAAPEVCQKSSDAGSDHVFIETSVPVSLLQDTDEGSELKPVELDTYEGNITKQLVKRLTSAEAPMTPERLPCEGSISGESEGYKSYLDGSIEEALQGLLLALEPHKEQYKEFQDLDQEVMHLDDVLKLAD, encoded by the exons gAATATCTTCCAGGCTTCCTGAAATCATGTCAATAGGATCACACTCATTCTCTCCAGGAGGTCCTAATGGGATTATCAGAAGCCAGTCCTTCGCTGGCTTCAGCGGGCTTCAGGAGAGACGCTCCAG GTGTAACTCCTTTATTGAAAATTCCTCTGCACTCAAGAAGCCCCAAGCAAAGGTGAAGAAAATGCATAACCTGGGCCATAAGAACAGCACCACGCCCAAAGAGCCCCAGCCGAAAAGGATGGAGGAGGTCTATCGAGCCCTGAAGAATGGCTTGGA TGAGTATCTGGAAGTTCACCAGACAGAGCTGGACAAGTTGACTACTCAGTtaaaagacatgaaaagaaACTCACGCCTG GGAGTCCTGTACGATTTAGATAAG caAATCAAAGCAGTCGAAAGATACATGAGAAGGCTGGAGTTCCACATTAGCAAG GTGGATGAGCTTTATGAAGCCTATTGTATCCAAAGACGTCTCTGTGATGGTGCCAGCAAAATGAAGCAAGCCTTTGCAATGTCTCCTGCCAGCAAAGCAGCTCGAGAGAGTTTAACCGAGATCAACAGGAGTTACAAGGAGTACACAGAG AACATGTGTACCATAGAAGCAGAGCTAGAAAACCTATTGGGGGAGTTTTCCATCAAGATGAAAG GTCTGGCTGGCTTCGCTCGGCTCTGCCCAGGAGATCAATACGAG attttcatgcGTTACGGTCGCCAGCGATGGaaactgaaaggcaaaataGAAGTGAATGgcaagcagagctgggatggaGAAGAAATGGTTTTCCTCCCTCTCATTGTTGGACTGATCTCCATTAAG GTCACAGAAGTCAAAGGACTTGCTACTCACATCCTTGTGGGAAGTGTTACCTGTGAGACAAAAGACTTGTTTGCAGCTCGGCCTCAGGTGGTTGCAGTAGACATTAACGACCTCGGCACAATAAAGCTGAATCTTGAAATTACCTGGTA TCCCTTTGATGTTGAAGACTTGACCCCATCCACAGGAAATGTGAGCAAGGCATCTGCTCTCCAGAGGAGAATGTCCATGTACAGCCAAGGCACTCCCGAAACACCAACCTTCAAGGACCACTCATTCTTT TCGAATTTGCCAGATGAAGTCTTTGAAAATGGAACAGTGATCACTGAGAAACGGCCTCTTTCTTTTACCTTTGGCGACCTGCCTTACGAAGACCGTGTGCCCCCTGCCAACTCAGCAGAGTCATCTTCTGCTCACATCAGCTCCAGCCCTGACATCActgccacccccacccagcACCGAGCCCTCAAGTCCTCCAAGAGCTCAAGCCTGGACTGTAGCAGCAGCGACTCCCGCAGAGACTCTGTCACCGAGCCGAAGGACCTGCCATCCCAGGGAGAGGGAACAGCGGTTGAGAACAAGACCACCCCAAGGGCAGCTCCTGAAGTTTGCCAAAAATCCTCTGATGCTGGGAGTGATCATGTCTTTATAGAAACAAGTGTCCCAGTGTCTCTCCTGCAGGACACGGATGAAGGTTCAGAGCTCAAGCCTGTGGAGCTGGATACCTATGAGGGCAACATCACGAAGCAGCTGGTAAAAAGGCTTACATCAGCAGAGGCACCCATGACCCCAGAGAGGCTGCCATGTGAGGGATCAATTAGTGGGGAATCAGAAGGATATAAATCTTACCTCGATGGAAGCATTGAAGAAGCCTTGCAAGGGCTTCTCTTAGCTCTTGAGCCACATAAAGAGCAGTATAAAGAGTTTCAGGACCTGGACCAAGAAGTGATGCATCTAGATGACGTCCTAAAA CTTGCAGACTGA
- the RIPOR2 gene encoding rho family-interacting cell polarization regulator 2 isoform X5, giving the protein MQHAQDEMTAPGEEDDAFGEVFWRRALPRGWGAAVPEERWAASERRPGARCEPRRARAAPPAAAGISSRLPEIMSIGSHSFSPGGPNGIIRSQSFAGFSGLQERRSRCNSFIENSSALKKPQAKVKKMHNLGHKNSTTPKEPQPKRMEEVYRALKNGLDEYLEVHQTELDKLTTQLKDMKRNSRLGVLYDLDKQIKAVERYMRRLEFHISKVDELYEAYCIQRRLCDGASKMKQAFAMSPASKAARESLTEINRSYKEYTENMCTIEAELENLLGEFSIKMKGLAGFARLCPGDQYEIFMRYGRQRWKLKGKIEVNGKQSWDGEEMVFLPLIVGLISIKVTEVKGLATHILVGSVTCETKDLFAARPQVVAVDINDLGTIKLNLEITWYPFDVEDLTPSTGNVSKASALQRRMSMYSQGTPETPTFKDHSFFSNLPDEVFENGTVITEKRPLSFTFGDLPYEDRVPPANSAESSSAHISSSPDITATPTQHRALKSSKSSSLDCSSSDSRRDSVTEPKDLPSQGEGTAVENKTTPRAAPEVCQKSSDAGSDHVFIETSVPVSLLQDTDEGSELKPVELDTYEGNITKQLVKRLTSAEAPMTPERLPCEGSISGESEGYKSYLDGSIEEALQGLLLALEPHKEQYKEFQDLDQEVMHLDDVLKLHGTFPS; this is encoded by the exons gAATATCTTCCAGGCTTCCTGAAATCATGTCAATAGGATCACACTCATTCTCTCCAGGAGGTCCTAATGGGATTATCAGAAGCCAGTCCTTCGCTGGCTTCAGCGGGCTTCAGGAGAGACGCTCCAG GTGTAACTCCTTTATTGAAAATTCCTCTGCACTCAAGAAGCCCCAAGCAAAGGTGAAGAAAATGCATAACCTGGGCCATAAGAACAGCACCACGCCCAAAGAGCCCCAGCCGAAAAGGATGGAGGAGGTCTATCGAGCCCTGAAGAATGGCTTGGA TGAGTATCTGGAAGTTCACCAGACAGAGCTGGACAAGTTGACTACTCAGTtaaaagacatgaaaagaaACTCACGCCTG GGAGTCCTGTACGATTTAGATAAG caAATCAAAGCAGTCGAAAGATACATGAGAAGGCTGGAGTTCCACATTAGCAAG GTGGATGAGCTTTATGAAGCCTATTGTATCCAAAGACGTCTCTGTGATGGTGCCAGCAAAATGAAGCAAGCCTTTGCAATGTCTCCTGCCAGCAAAGCAGCTCGAGAGAGTTTAACCGAGATCAACAGGAGTTACAAGGAGTACACAGAG AACATGTGTACCATAGAAGCAGAGCTAGAAAACCTATTGGGGGAGTTTTCCATCAAGATGAAAG GTCTGGCTGGCTTCGCTCGGCTCTGCCCAGGAGATCAATACGAG attttcatgcGTTACGGTCGCCAGCGATGGaaactgaaaggcaaaataGAAGTGAATGgcaagcagagctgggatggaGAAGAAATGGTTTTCCTCCCTCTCATTGTTGGACTGATCTCCATTAAG GTCACAGAAGTCAAAGGACTTGCTACTCACATCCTTGTGGGAAGTGTTACCTGTGAGACAAAAGACTTGTTTGCAGCTCGGCCTCAGGTGGTTGCAGTAGACATTAACGACCTCGGCACAATAAAGCTGAATCTTGAAATTACCTGGTA TCCCTTTGATGTTGAAGACTTGACCCCATCCACAGGAAATGTGAGCAAGGCATCTGCTCTCCAGAGGAGAATGTCCATGTACAGCCAAGGCACTCCCGAAACACCAACCTTCAAGGACCACTCATTCTTT TCGAATTTGCCAGATGAAGTCTTTGAAAATGGAACAGTGATCACTGAGAAACGGCCTCTTTCTTTTACCTTTGGCGACCTGCCTTACGAAGACCGTGTGCCCCCTGCCAACTCAGCAGAGTCATCTTCTGCTCACATCAGCTCCAGCCCTGACATCActgccacccccacccagcACCGAGCCCTCAAGTCCTCCAAGAGCTCAAGCCTGGACTGTAGCAGCAGCGACTCCCGCAGAGACTCTGTCACCGAGCCGAAGGACCTGCCATCCCAGGGAGAGGGAACAGCGGTTGAGAACAAGACCACCCCAAGGGCAGCTCCTGAAGTTTGCCAAAAATCCTCTGATGCTGGGAGTGATCATGTCTTTATAGAAACAAGTGTCCCAGTGTCTCTCCTGCAGGACACGGATGAAGGTTCAGAGCTCAAGCCTGTGGAGCTGGATACCTATGAGGGCAACATCACGAAGCAGCTGGTAAAAAGGCTTACATCAGCAGAGGCACCCATGACCCCAGAGAGGCTGCCATGTGAGGGATCAATTAGTGGGGAATCAGAAGGATATAAATCTTACCTCGATGGAAGCATTGAAGAAGCCTTGCAAGGGCTTCTCTTAGCTCTTGAGCCACATAAAGAGCAGTATAAAGAGTTTCAGGACCTGGACCAAGAAGTGATGCATCTAGATGACGTCCTAAAA ctgcatggtactttcCCAAGTTAA